A DNA window from Hevea brasiliensis isolate MT/VB/25A 57/8 chromosome 2, ASM3005281v1, whole genome shotgun sequence contains the following coding sequences:
- the LOC131174550 gene encoding histone acetyltransferase GCN5-like isoform X4 produces the protein MDSHSHLTIPNRSRSSQSPSPSHSASASATSSIHKRKLAAAASAASEDHAPPFPPSSFSADTRDGALTSNDDLESISARGADSDSDADDSDAVVDDDEDEFDNDSSMRTFTAARLETNAGASATGAGSGGGGGPSARNTKLKMENSTVKIEKSDGGKDGGPTGTSAVGSTTAGGSVAGIVTKEDAVKIFTENLQTSGAYSAREESLKREEEAGRLKFLCLSNDGIDEHMIWLIGLKNIFARQLPNMPKEYIVRLVMDRSHKSVMVIRRNQVVGGITYRPYVSQKFGEIAFCAITADEQVKGYGTRLMNHLKQYARDIDGLTHFLTYADNNAVGYFIKQGFTKEIYLDKDRWQGYIKDYDGGILMECKIDPKLPYTDLSTMIRRQRQKEAGIPKKIIKVEEYPGFREAGWTPDQWGHSRFNAFNTSTDSATNQKHWTVFMRSLLKSMHDHVDAWPFKEPVDARDVPDYYDIIKDPMDLKTMSKRVESEQYYVTFDMFVADVKRMFANARTYNSPDTIYFKCATRLENHFESKVQSGLQSAAKIQQ, from the exons ATGGATTCTCACTCTCACCTAACCATACCCAATCGCTCTCGCAGCTCCCAGTCTCCGTCCCCCTCTCACTCTGCTTCCGCCTCCGCCACTTCGTCCATTCATAAACGGAAGTTGGCAGCAGCCGCCTCGGCTGCGTCTGAAGACCACGCCCCTCCATTTCCTCCGTCTTCTTTTTCCGCTGACACTCGAGATGGAGCACTGACGTCCAATGATGACCTGGAGAGCATCTCGGCCCGTGGAGCTGACTCTGACTCCGATGCTGACGATTCAGACGCTGTCGTTGACGATGATGAAGACGAGTTTGATAATGACTCCTCTATGCGTACGTTCACTGCTGCCCGCCTGGAGACTAATGCTGGAGCCTCGGCTACCGGCGCTGGTTCAGGTGGAGGAGGCGGGCCCTCGGCACGCAACACGAAGCTGAAGATGGAAAATTCGACGGTAAAGATTGAAAAGTCGGATGGCGGGAAGGATGGTGGACCTACGGGGACTAGTGCCGTGGGGTCTACCACCGCGGGCGGCTCCGTAGCAGGGATAGTGACGAAGGAGGACGCGGTAAAGATTTTTACCGAAAATTTGCAAACTAGTGGAGCTTATAGCGCTAGAGAAGAAAGTTTGAAGAGAGAG GAGGAAGCCGGAAGACTCAAGTTTCTATGTCTTTCAAATGATGGCATTGATGAACATATGATTTG GTTGATAGGATTGAAGAACATATTTGCTAGGCAATTACCCAACATGCCCAAGGAGTATATTGTCCGTCTTGTGATGGATAG AAGCCATAAATCTGTAATGGTTATCAGACGCAATCAGGTTGTTGGTGGCATCACATATCGTCCATATGTCAG CCAAAAGTTTGGGGAGATAGCTTTTTGTGCAATCACAGCGGATGAACAAGTAAAAGGTTATGGTACGAGATTGATGAATCATTTGAAGCAGTATGCACGTGATATTGATGGGCTAACACATTTTCTGACATATGCTGATAATAATGCTGTTGGTTATTTCATCAAACAG GGTTTTACCAAAGAGATTTACTTGGACAAGGATCGATGGCAAGG GTATATTAAAGACTATGATGGAGGTATTCTTATGGAATGCAAAATTGATCCAAAACTCCCATACACCGATTTATCTACCATGATTCGTCGCCAAAGGCAG AAAGAAGCTGGTATTCCTAAAAAGATCATCAAAGTTGAGGAATATCCTGGCTTCA GGGAGGCTGGATGGACTCCTGATCAATGGGGCCATTCTCGTTTCAATGCATTTAATACTTCCACAGACAGTGCCACAAATCAAAAGCATTGGACTGTATTCATGCGCTCACTTTTGAAG TCAATGCATGACCATGTTGATGCTTGGCCATTTAAGGAACCAGTTGATGCTCGTGATGTCCCTGattattatgacatcatcaaaGATCCTATGG ATCTGAAGACAATGTCAAAAAGGGTAGAGTCAGAGCAATACTATGTAACCTTTGATATGTTTGTTGCTGATGTGAAGAGGATGTTTGCCAATGCGCGCACATATAACTCACCTGATACCATTTATTTTAAATGTGCAACCAG GCTGGAAAACCATTTTGAAAGCAAAGTTCAATCAGGTCTCCAGTCTGCTGCCAAAATTCAGCAGTAA
- the LOC131174550 gene encoding histone acetyltransferase GCN5-like isoform X5, whose product MDSHSHLTIPNRSRSSQSPSPSHSASASATSSIHKRKLAAAASAASEDHAPPFPPSSFSADTRDGALTSNDDLESISARGADSDSDADDSDAVVDDDEDEFDNDSSMRTFTAARLETNAGASATGAGSGGGGGPSARNTKLKMENSTVKIEKSDGGKDGGPTGTSAVGSTTAGGSVAGIVTKEDAVKIFTENLQTSGAYSAREESLKREEEAGRLKFLCLSNDGIDEHMIWLIGLKNIFARQLPNMPKEYIVRLVMDRSHKSVMVIRRNQVVGGITYRPYVSQKFGEIAFCAITADEQVKGYGTRLMNHLKQYARDIDGLTHFLTYADNNAVGYFIKQGFTKEIYLDKDRWQGYIKDYDGGILMECKIDPKLPYTDLSTMIRRQRQAIDEKIRELSNCHIVYTGIDFQKKEAGIPKKIIKVEEYPGFSTTCKVSKTDWKPVLNVITGEAGWTPDQWGHSRFNAFNTSTDSATNQKHWTVFMRSLLKSMHDHVDAWPFKEPVDARDVPDYYDIIKDPMGSAILFFPFLLLYVTIPPP is encoded by the exons ATGGATTCTCACTCTCACCTAACCATACCCAATCGCTCTCGCAGCTCCCAGTCTCCGTCCCCCTCTCACTCTGCTTCCGCCTCCGCCACTTCGTCCATTCATAAACGGAAGTTGGCAGCAGCCGCCTCGGCTGCGTCTGAAGACCACGCCCCTCCATTTCCTCCGTCTTCTTTTTCCGCTGACACTCGAGATGGAGCACTGACGTCCAATGATGACCTGGAGAGCATCTCGGCCCGTGGAGCTGACTCTGACTCCGATGCTGACGATTCAGACGCTGTCGTTGACGATGATGAAGACGAGTTTGATAATGACTCCTCTATGCGTACGTTCACTGCTGCCCGCCTGGAGACTAATGCTGGAGCCTCGGCTACCGGCGCTGGTTCAGGTGGAGGAGGCGGGCCCTCGGCACGCAACACGAAGCTGAAGATGGAAAATTCGACGGTAAAGATTGAAAAGTCGGATGGCGGGAAGGATGGTGGACCTACGGGGACTAGTGCCGTGGGGTCTACCACCGCGGGCGGCTCCGTAGCAGGGATAGTGACGAAGGAGGACGCGGTAAAGATTTTTACCGAAAATTTGCAAACTAGTGGAGCTTATAGCGCTAGAGAAGAAAGTTTGAAGAGAGAG GAGGAAGCCGGAAGACTCAAGTTTCTATGTCTTTCAAATGATGGCATTGATGAACATATGATTTG GTTGATAGGATTGAAGAACATATTTGCTAGGCAATTACCCAACATGCCCAAGGAGTATATTGTCCGTCTTGTGATGGATAG AAGCCATAAATCTGTAATGGTTATCAGACGCAATCAGGTTGTTGGTGGCATCACATATCGTCCATATGTCAG CCAAAAGTTTGGGGAGATAGCTTTTTGTGCAATCACAGCGGATGAACAAGTAAAAGGTTATGGTACGAGATTGATGAATCATTTGAAGCAGTATGCACGTGATATTGATGGGCTAACACATTTTCTGACATATGCTGATAATAATGCTGTTGGTTATTTCATCAAACAG GGTTTTACCAAAGAGATTTACTTGGACAAGGATCGATGGCAAGG GTATATTAAAGACTATGATGGAGGTATTCTTATGGAATGCAAAATTGATCCAAAACTCCCATACACCGATTTATCTACCATGATTCGTCGCCAAAGGCAG GCAATTGATGAAAAGATTAGAGAGCTATCTAATTGTCACATTGTTTACACTGGAATTGATTTTCAGAAG AAAGAAGCTGGTATTCCTAAAAAGATCATCAAAGTTGAGGAATATCCTGGCTTCA GTACAACTTGTAAGGTTTCAAAGACTGATTGGAAGCCTGTTTTGAATGTGATAACAGGGGAGGCTGGATGGACTCCTGATCAATGGGGCCATTCTCGTTTCAATGCATTTAATACTTCCACAGACAGTGCCACAAATCAAAAGCATTGGACTGTATTCATGCGCTCACTTTTGAAG TCAATGCATGACCATGTTGATGCTTGGCCATTTAAGGAACCAGTTGATGCTCGTGATGTCCCTGattattatgacatcatcaaaGATCCTATGG GCTCAGCTATCTTATTCTTCCCTTTTCTTCTCCTGTATGTGACAATACCTCCCCCATGA
- the LOC131174550 gene encoding histone acetyltransferase GCN5-like isoform X6: MDSHSHLTIPNRSRSSQSPSPSHSASASATSSIHKRKLAAAASAASEDHAPPFPPSSFSADTRDGALTSNDDLESISARGADSDSDADDSDAVVDDDEDEFDNDSSMRTFTAARLETNAGASATGAGSGGGGGPSARNTKLKMENSTVKIEKSDGGKDGGPTGTSAVGSTTAGGSVAGIVTKEDAVKIFTENLQTSGAYSAREESLKREEEAGRLKFLCLSNDGIDEHMIWLIGLKNIFARQLPNMPKEYIVRLVMDRSHKSVMVIRRNQVVGGITYRPYVSQKFGEIAFCAITADEQVKGYGTRLMNHLKQYARDIDGLTHFLTYADNNAVGYFIKQGFTKEIYLDKDRWQGYIKDYDGGILMECKIDPKLPYTDLSTMIRRQRQAIDEKIRELSNCHIVYTGIDFQKKEAGIPKKIIKVEEYPGFSTTCKVSKTDWKPVLNVITGEAGWTPDQWGHSRFNAFNTSTDSATNQKHWTVFMRSLLKKPLMIMKVCCKKTVKCSHDTVAKEMYIDEYWRD, encoded by the exons ATGGATTCTCACTCTCACCTAACCATACCCAATCGCTCTCGCAGCTCCCAGTCTCCGTCCCCCTCTCACTCTGCTTCCGCCTCCGCCACTTCGTCCATTCATAAACGGAAGTTGGCAGCAGCCGCCTCGGCTGCGTCTGAAGACCACGCCCCTCCATTTCCTCCGTCTTCTTTTTCCGCTGACACTCGAGATGGAGCACTGACGTCCAATGATGACCTGGAGAGCATCTCGGCCCGTGGAGCTGACTCTGACTCCGATGCTGACGATTCAGACGCTGTCGTTGACGATGATGAAGACGAGTTTGATAATGACTCCTCTATGCGTACGTTCACTGCTGCCCGCCTGGAGACTAATGCTGGAGCCTCGGCTACCGGCGCTGGTTCAGGTGGAGGAGGCGGGCCCTCGGCACGCAACACGAAGCTGAAGATGGAAAATTCGACGGTAAAGATTGAAAAGTCGGATGGCGGGAAGGATGGTGGACCTACGGGGACTAGTGCCGTGGGGTCTACCACCGCGGGCGGCTCCGTAGCAGGGATAGTGACGAAGGAGGACGCGGTAAAGATTTTTACCGAAAATTTGCAAACTAGTGGAGCTTATAGCGCTAGAGAAGAAAGTTTGAAGAGAGAG GAGGAAGCCGGAAGACTCAAGTTTCTATGTCTTTCAAATGATGGCATTGATGAACATATGATTTG GTTGATAGGATTGAAGAACATATTTGCTAGGCAATTACCCAACATGCCCAAGGAGTATATTGTCCGTCTTGTGATGGATAG AAGCCATAAATCTGTAATGGTTATCAGACGCAATCAGGTTGTTGGTGGCATCACATATCGTCCATATGTCAG CCAAAAGTTTGGGGAGATAGCTTTTTGTGCAATCACAGCGGATGAACAAGTAAAAGGTTATGGTACGAGATTGATGAATCATTTGAAGCAGTATGCACGTGATATTGATGGGCTAACACATTTTCTGACATATGCTGATAATAATGCTGTTGGTTATTTCATCAAACAG GGTTTTACCAAAGAGATTTACTTGGACAAGGATCGATGGCAAGG GTATATTAAAGACTATGATGGAGGTATTCTTATGGAATGCAAAATTGATCCAAAACTCCCATACACCGATTTATCTACCATGATTCGTCGCCAAAGGCAG GCAATTGATGAAAAGATTAGAGAGCTATCTAATTGTCACATTGTTTACACTGGAATTGATTTTCAGAAG AAAGAAGCTGGTATTCCTAAAAAGATCATCAAAGTTGAGGAATATCCTGGCTTCA GTACAACTTGTAAGGTTTCAAAGACTGATTGGAAGCCTGTTTTGAATGTGATAACAGGGGAGGCTGGATGGACTCCTGATCAATGGGGCCATTCTCGTTTCAATGCATTTAATACTTCCACAGACAGTGCCACAAATCAAAAGCATTGGACTGTATTCATGCGCTCACTTTTGAAG AAGCCTTTAATGATCATGAAAGTTTGCTGCAAAAAGACAGTGAAGTGTAGTCATGATACAGTGGCAAAGGAAATGTATATTGATGAATATTGGCGTGATTGA
- the LOC131174550 gene encoding histone acetyltransferase GCN5-like isoform X1 yields MDSHSHLTIPNRSRSSQSPSPSHSASASATSSIHKRKLAAAASAASEDHAPPFPPSSFSADTRDGALTSNDDLESISARGADSDSDADDSDAVVDDDEDEFDNDSSMRTFTAARLETNAGASATGAGSGGGGGPSARNTKLKMENSTVKIEKSDGGKDGGPTGTSAVGSTTAGGSVAGIVTKEDAVKIFTENLQTSGAYSAREESLKREEEAGRLKFLCLSNDGIDEHMIWLIGLKNIFARQLPNMPKEYIVRLVMDRSHKSVMVIRRNQVVGGITYRPYVSQKFGEIAFCAITADEQVKGYGTRLMNHLKQYARDIDGLTHFLTYADNNAVGYFIKQGFTKEIYLDKDRWQGYIKDYDGGILMECKIDPKLPYTDLSTMIRRQRQAIDEKIRELSNCHIVYTGIDFQKKEAGIPKKIIKVEEYPGFSTTCKVSKTDWKPVLNVITGEAGWTPDQWGHSRFNAFNTSTDSATNQKHWTVFMRSLLKSMHDHVDAWPFKEPVDARDVPDYYDIIKDPMDLKTMSKRVESEQYYVTFDMFVADVKRMFANARTYNSPDTIYFKCATRLENHFESKVQSGLQSAAKIQQ; encoded by the exons ATGGATTCTCACTCTCACCTAACCATACCCAATCGCTCTCGCAGCTCCCAGTCTCCGTCCCCCTCTCACTCTGCTTCCGCCTCCGCCACTTCGTCCATTCATAAACGGAAGTTGGCAGCAGCCGCCTCGGCTGCGTCTGAAGACCACGCCCCTCCATTTCCTCCGTCTTCTTTTTCCGCTGACACTCGAGATGGAGCACTGACGTCCAATGATGACCTGGAGAGCATCTCGGCCCGTGGAGCTGACTCTGACTCCGATGCTGACGATTCAGACGCTGTCGTTGACGATGATGAAGACGAGTTTGATAATGACTCCTCTATGCGTACGTTCACTGCTGCCCGCCTGGAGACTAATGCTGGAGCCTCGGCTACCGGCGCTGGTTCAGGTGGAGGAGGCGGGCCCTCGGCACGCAACACGAAGCTGAAGATGGAAAATTCGACGGTAAAGATTGAAAAGTCGGATGGCGGGAAGGATGGTGGACCTACGGGGACTAGTGCCGTGGGGTCTACCACCGCGGGCGGCTCCGTAGCAGGGATAGTGACGAAGGAGGACGCGGTAAAGATTTTTACCGAAAATTTGCAAACTAGTGGAGCTTATAGCGCTAGAGAAGAAAGTTTGAAGAGAGAG GAGGAAGCCGGAAGACTCAAGTTTCTATGTCTTTCAAATGATGGCATTGATGAACATATGATTTG GTTGATAGGATTGAAGAACATATTTGCTAGGCAATTACCCAACATGCCCAAGGAGTATATTGTCCGTCTTGTGATGGATAG AAGCCATAAATCTGTAATGGTTATCAGACGCAATCAGGTTGTTGGTGGCATCACATATCGTCCATATGTCAG CCAAAAGTTTGGGGAGATAGCTTTTTGTGCAATCACAGCGGATGAACAAGTAAAAGGTTATGGTACGAGATTGATGAATCATTTGAAGCAGTATGCACGTGATATTGATGGGCTAACACATTTTCTGACATATGCTGATAATAATGCTGTTGGTTATTTCATCAAACAG GGTTTTACCAAAGAGATTTACTTGGACAAGGATCGATGGCAAGG GTATATTAAAGACTATGATGGAGGTATTCTTATGGAATGCAAAATTGATCCAAAACTCCCATACACCGATTTATCTACCATGATTCGTCGCCAAAGGCAG GCAATTGATGAAAAGATTAGAGAGCTATCTAATTGTCACATTGTTTACACTGGAATTGATTTTCAGAAG AAAGAAGCTGGTATTCCTAAAAAGATCATCAAAGTTGAGGAATATCCTGGCTTCA GTACAACTTGTAAGGTTTCAAAGACTGATTGGAAGCCTGTTTTGAATGTGATAACAGGGGAGGCTGGATGGACTCCTGATCAATGGGGCCATTCTCGTTTCAATGCATTTAATACTTCCACAGACAGTGCCACAAATCAAAAGCATTGGACTGTATTCATGCGCTCACTTTTGAAG TCAATGCATGACCATGTTGATGCTTGGCCATTTAAGGAACCAGTTGATGCTCGTGATGTCCCTGattattatgacatcatcaaaGATCCTATGG ATCTGAAGACAATGTCAAAAAGGGTAGAGTCAGAGCAATACTATGTAACCTTTGATATGTTTGTTGCTGATGTGAAGAGGATGTTTGCCAATGCGCGCACATATAACTCACCTGATACCATTTATTTTAAATGTGCAACCAG GCTGGAAAACCATTTTGAAAGCAAAGTTCAATCAGGTCTCCAGTCTGCTGCCAAAATTCAGCAGTAA
- the LOC131174550 gene encoding histone acetyltransferase GCN5-like isoform X3: MDSHSHLTIPNRSRSSQSPSPSHSASASATSSIHKRKLAAAASAASEDHAPPFPPSSFSADTRDGALTSNDDLESISARGADSDSDADDSDAVVDDDEDEFDNDSSMRTFTAARLETNAGASATGAGSGGGGGPSARNTKLKMENSTVKIEKSDGGKDGGPTGTSAVGSTTAGGSVAGIVTKEDAVKIFTENLQTSGAYSAREESLKREEEAGRLKFLCLSNDGIDEHMIWLIGLKNIFARQLPNMPKEYIVRLVMDRSHKSVMVIRRNQVVGGITYRPYVSQKFGEIAFCAITADEQVKGYGTRLMNHLKQYARDIDGLTHFLTYADNNAVGYFIKQGFTKEIYLDKDRWQGYIKDYDGGILMECKIDPKLPYTDLSTMIRRQRQKEAGIPKKIIKVEEYPGFSTTCKVSKTDWKPVLNVITGEAGWTPDQWGHSRFNAFNTSTDSATNQKHWTVFMRSLLKSMHDHVDAWPFKEPVDARDVPDYYDIIKDPMDLKTMSKRVESEQYYVTFDMFVADVKRMFANARTYNSPDTIYFKCATRLENHFESKVQSGLQSAAKIQQ, encoded by the exons ATGGATTCTCACTCTCACCTAACCATACCCAATCGCTCTCGCAGCTCCCAGTCTCCGTCCCCCTCTCACTCTGCTTCCGCCTCCGCCACTTCGTCCATTCATAAACGGAAGTTGGCAGCAGCCGCCTCGGCTGCGTCTGAAGACCACGCCCCTCCATTTCCTCCGTCTTCTTTTTCCGCTGACACTCGAGATGGAGCACTGACGTCCAATGATGACCTGGAGAGCATCTCGGCCCGTGGAGCTGACTCTGACTCCGATGCTGACGATTCAGACGCTGTCGTTGACGATGATGAAGACGAGTTTGATAATGACTCCTCTATGCGTACGTTCACTGCTGCCCGCCTGGAGACTAATGCTGGAGCCTCGGCTACCGGCGCTGGTTCAGGTGGAGGAGGCGGGCCCTCGGCACGCAACACGAAGCTGAAGATGGAAAATTCGACGGTAAAGATTGAAAAGTCGGATGGCGGGAAGGATGGTGGACCTACGGGGACTAGTGCCGTGGGGTCTACCACCGCGGGCGGCTCCGTAGCAGGGATAGTGACGAAGGAGGACGCGGTAAAGATTTTTACCGAAAATTTGCAAACTAGTGGAGCTTATAGCGCTAGAGAAGAAAGTTTGAAGAGAGAG GAGGAAGCCGGAAGACTCAAGTTTCTATGTCTTTCAAATGATGGCATTGATGAACATATGATTTG GTTGATAGGATTGAAGAACATATTTGCTAGGCAATTACCCAACATGCCCAAGGAGTATATTGTCCGTCTTGTGATGGATAG AAGCCATAAATCTGTAATGGTTATCAGACGCAATCAGGTTGTTGGTGGCATCACATATCGTCCATATGTCAG CCAAAAGTTTGGGGAGATAGCTTTTTGTGCAATCACAGCGGATGAACAAGTAAAAGGTTATGGTACGAGATTGATGAATCATTTGAAGCAGTATGCACGTGATATTGATGGGCTAACACATTTTCTGACATATGCTGATAATAATGCTGTTGGTTATTTCATCAAACAG GGTTTTACCAAAGAGATTTACTTGGACAAGGATCGATGGCAAGG GTATATTAAAGACTATGATGGAGGTATTCTTATGGAATGCAAAATTGATCCAAAACTCCCATACACCGATTTATCTACCATGATTCGTCGCCAAAGGCAG AAAGAAGCTGGTATTCCTAAAAAGATCATCAAAGTTGAGGAATATCCTGGCTTCA GTACAACTTGTAAGGTTTCAAAGACTGATTGGAAGCCTGTTTTGAATGTGATAACAGGGGAGGCTGGATGGACTCCTGATCAATGGGGCCATTCTCGTTTCAATGCATTTAATACTTCCACAGACAGTGCCACAAATCAAAAGCATTGGACTGTATTCATGCGCTCACTTTTGAAG TCAATGCATGACCATGTTGATGCTTGGCCATTTAAGGAACCAGTTGATGCTCGTGATGTCCCTGattattatgacatcatcaaaGATCCTATGG ATCTGAAGACAATGTCAAAAAGGGTAGAGTCAGAGCAATACTATGTAACCTTTGATATGTTTGTTGCTGATGTGAAGAGGATGTTTGCCAATGCGCGCACATATAACTCACCTGATACCATTTATTTTAAATGTGCAACCAG GCTGGAAAACCATTTTGAAAGCAAAGTTCAATCAGGTCTCCAGTCTGCTGCCAAAATTCAGCAGTAA
- the LOC131174550 gene encoding histone acetyltransferase GCN5-like isoform X2, translated as MDSHSHLTIPNRSRSSQSPSPSHSASASATSSIHKRKLAAAASAASEDHAPPFPPSSFSADTRDGALTSNDDLESISARGADSDSDADDSDAVVDDDEDEFDNDSSMRTFTAARLETNAGASATGAGSGGGGGPSARNTKLKMENSTVKIEKSDGGKDGGPTGTSAVGSTTAGGSVAGIVTKEDAVKIFTENLQTSGAYSAREESLKREEEAGRLKFLCLSNDGIDEHMIWLIGLKNIFARQLPNMPKEYIVRLVMDRSHKSVMVIRRNQVVGGITYRPYVSQKFGEIAFCAITADEQVKGYGTRLMNHLKQYARDIDGLTHFLTYADNNAVGYFIKQGFTKEIYLDKDRWQGYIKDYDGGILMECKIDPKLPYTDLSTMIRRQRQAIDEKIRELSNCHIVYTGIDFQKKEAGIPKKIIKVEEYPGFREAGWTPDQWGHSRFNAFNTSTDSATNQKHWTVFMRSLLKSMHDHVDAWPFKEPVDARDVPDYYDIIKDPMDLKTMSKRVESEQYYVTFDMFVADVKRMFANARTYNSPDTIYFKCATRLENHFESKVQSGLQSAAKIQQ; from the exons ATGGATTCTCACTCTCACCTAACCATACCCAATCGCTCTCGCAGCTCCCAGTCTCCGTCCCCCTCTCACTCTGCTTCCGCCTCCGCCACTTCGTCCATTCATAAACGGAAGTTGGCAGCAGCCGCCTCGGCTGCGTCTGAAGACCACGCCCCTCCATTTCCTCCGTCTTCTTTTTCCGCTGACACTCGAGATGGAGCACTGACGTCCAATGATGACCTGGAGAGCATCTCGGCCCGTGGAGCTGACTCTGACTCCGATGCTGACGATTCAGACGCTGTCGTTGACGATGATGAAGACGAGTTTGATAATGACTCCTCTATGCGTACGTTCACTGCTGCCCGCCTGGAGACTAATGCTGGAGCCTCGGCTACCGGCGCTGGTTCAGGTGGAGGAGGCGGGCCCTCGGCACGCAACACGAAGCTGAAGATGGAAAATTCGACGGTAAAGATTGAAAAGTCGGATGGCGGGAAGGATGGTGGACCTACGGGGACTAGTGCCGTGGGGTCTACCACCGCGGGCGGCTCCGTAGCAGGGATAGTGACGAAGGAGGACGCGGTAAAGATTTTTACCGAAAATTTGCAAACTAGTGGAGCTTATAGCGCTAGAGAAGAAAGTTTGAAGAGAGAG GAGGAAGCCGGAAGACTCAAGTTTCTATGTCTTTCAAATGATGGCATTGATGAACATATGATTTG GTTGATAGGATTGAAGAACATATTTGCTAGGCAATTACCCAACATGCCCAAGGAGTATATTGTCCGTCTTGTGATGGATAG AAGCCATAAATCTGTAATGGTTATCAGACGCAATCAGGTTGTTGGTGGCATCACATATCGTCCATATGTCAG CCAAAAGTTTGGGGAGATAGCTTTTTGTGCAATCACAGCGGATGAACAAGTAAAAGGTTATGGTACGAGATTGATGAATCATTTGAAGCAGTATGCACGTGATATTGATGGGCTAACACATTTTCTGACATATGCTGATAATAATGCTGTTGGTTATTTCATCAAACAG GGTTTTACCAAAGAGATTTACTTGGACAAGGATCGATGGCAAGG GTATATTAAAGACTATGATGGAGGTATTCTTATGGAATGCAAAATTGATCCAAAACTCCCATACACCGATTTATCTACCATGATTCGTCGCCAAAGGCAG GCAATTGATGAAAAGATTAGAGAGCTATCTAATTGTCACATTGTTTACACTGGAATTGATTTTCAGAAG AAAGAAGCTGGTATTCCTAAAAAGATCATCAAAGTTGAGGAATATCCTGGCTTCA GGGAGGCTGGATGGACTCCTGATCAATGGGGCCATTCTCGTTTCAATGCATTTAATACTTCCACAGACAGTGCCACAAATCAAAAGCATTGGACTGTATTCATGCGCTCACTTTTGAAG TCAATGCATGACCATGTTGATGCTTGGCCATTTAAGGAACCAGTTGATGCTCGTGATGTCCCTGattattatgacatcatcaaaGATCCTATGG ATCTGAAGACAATGTCAAAAAGGGTAGAGTCAGAGCAATACTATGTAACCTTTGATATGTTTGTTGCTGATGTGAAGAGGATGTTTGCCAATGCGCGCACATATAACTCACCTGATACCATTTATTTTAAATGTGCAACCAG GCTGGAAAACCATTTTGAAAGCAAAGTTCAATCAGGTCTCCAGTCTGCTGCCAAAATTCAGCAGTAA